In Aliiglaciecola sp. LCG003, a genomic segment contains:
- a CDS encoding helix-turn-helix domain-containing protein, which produces MSQVQTVILAIGGLQGFLLFTLLVSDKRVNYASKLLGLQCLFIATTFLLPLIVAGGDSKFTWLIGFLVFLPACYGALTYLYCRAAITGLPLKYSDTVHLLPLAICYLLNYDILFSPEKALNFVRMADITLFRHTLTKAIFYGQVVVYTALLMRMVSYYQTNAKQTHSSYNPDIFKWLWSLIAFIVSIWALKVVFYFIYRSPILDILADCLLAVMVYFIAIVQWRNPSLFQIQQITTQQEQPTPAASKHLSDGLLDQDTRAEILRSTQHQVKQQALYRNSELTLATLADKVGVSVHHLSETLNQHGGKNFNQFINEYRVAEVCQQLDQKSDQKLIDLALAAGFSSKSSFNAIFKKLTGQTPSLYRRQ; this is translated from the coding sequence ATGTCTCAAGTTCAGACTGTCATACTGGCCATTGGTGGGCTTCAGGGCTTTCTTCTATTCACACTGCTGGTGAGTGATAAGCGGGTTAACTACGCCAGTAAATTACTGGGTCTACAATGTCTGTTTATAGCGACTACTTTCTTACTGCCGCTAATTGTTGCCGGCGGTGATAGCAAATTTACCTGGCTGATTGGCTTCTTAGTATTTCTCCCCGCCTGTTACGGCGCGCTGACCTACTTATATTGTCGAGCAGCCATTACCGGCTTGCCGCTCAAATATAGTGACACTGTCCATCTACTTCCCTTAGCAATTTGCTACCTACTCAATTATGACATTCTGTTCTCCCCCGAAAAGGCGTTGAACTTTGTCAGAATGGCCGATATCACACTGTTTAGACACACCCTCACTAAAGCTATTTTTTACGGCCAAGTTGTGGTTTACACGGCGCTGTTGATGCGAATGGTCAGCTACTACCAAACTAACGCTAAGCAAACGCATTCATCTTACAACCCAGATATTTTTAAGTGGTTATGGAGTCTGATTGCTTTCATAGTTTCAATTTGGGCCTTAAAAGTAGTATTTTACTTTATTTACCGGTCGCCAATTCTAGATATACTGGCCGACTGTCTATTGGCGGTAATGGTTTATTTTATTGCAATTGTGCAATGGCGTAACCCAAGCCTGTTTCAGATTCAGCAAATTACAACGCAACAGGAGCAACCAACGCCTGCCGCCAGCAAACACCTATCGGATGGCTTATTAGATCAAGATACACGGGCAGAAATTTTGCGATCGACGCAACACCAAGTCAAACAACAGGCTTTGTATCGAAATAGTGAGCTAACGCTTGCAACACTCGCCGACAAAGTTGGGGTCAGTGTGCATCACCTATCAGAGACGCTGAACCAACATGGAGGGAAGAACTTCAATCAATTCATTAACGAATATCGGGTAGCTGAGGTTTGTCAACAACTCGACCAAAAAAGCGATCAAAAATTGATTGATCTGGCGCTAGCCGCCGGCTTCTCATCAAAAAGCAGTTTCAATGCCATATTTAAAAAGCTCACCGGACAAACCCCAAGCCTGTACCGACGCCAATAG
- a CDS encoding DUF2846 domain-containing protein: MKKMVSRITFVLFLLAGCAQPSRFAPSYADAHVGTPDADKAVLVLYRKTVPPLIYTVTSQVNDKEFASLPNNAFSWSYLTPGDYEIKMKWPLLALTPGKTINLNIEAGKYYFVEFGGDTHIAGVGGVVYSTHDITLNNYEQGILAVQNCCKYVPSRL, translated from the coding sequence ATGAAAAAAATGGTTAGTCGTATCACTTTTGTTCTTTTTTTATTAGCGGGGTGCGCACAGCCATCACGATTTGCCCCCAGTTATGCTGATGCACATGTCGGCACTCCAGATGCTGATAAGGCAGTATTAGTTCTTTATAGAAAAACTGTTCCACCATTAATTTACACTGTAACCAGCCAAGTTAATGACAAAGAGTTTGCGAGTCTCCCTAATAATGCATTTTCATGGTCGTACCTCACACCAGGTGATTACGAAATTAAGATGAAATGGCCTTTATTAGCTTTGACTCCAGGCAAGACGATTAATCTCAATATTGAGGCTGGAAAGTATTACTTTGTCGAGTTTGGCGGTGATACTCATATAGCTGGCGTGGGAGGGGTAGTCTACAGTACTCATGATATAACGCTTAATAACTATGAACAGGGCATATTAGCAGTCCAAAATTGCTGTAAATATGTGCCTAGTAGGTTATGA
- a CDS encoding DUF3303 family protein produces the protein MKKYMVVEKFKDGCIEANYERYNSNGRMFPDGLHYLNSWVNKELNVCYQLMESNDIELFYEWFKKWDDFVDFELVPLD, from the coding sequence TTGAAAAAGTATATGGTTGTAGAAAAGTTCAAGGATGGTTGCATTGAGGCCAATTATGAAAGATATAACTCTAATGGGCGCATGTTTCCCGATGGGCTACATTATTTAAACTCTTGGGTGAATAAAGAACTTAATGTGTGTTATCAGCTCATGGAATCAAACGACATTGAACTATTTTACGAGTGGTTTAAAAAGTGGGATGATTTCGTTGATTTTGAATTAGTACCGCTGGACTAA